The region CCGCGCAGCAGGGTGAAGGTGGTCTTGAGCATGCCGCCCAGAGCGAGTACGGTCCTGGGGCTCGAGAATGGCAGACGGATGGGCAGCGGCACGAAGCCGCGGCTGCGGCGGACGAAGGAGACGTTTTTCTCGAAGACCTGGAGCACCGAATCGTCGCAAAAAGCGCGGATCGGACGGTCGTGGCTCAGGACGCCGTCGGCCAGGCGGGGCAGCTCGTTGGCGTTGTCCTTGAAGATGATCGGTTCGTCGGCCAGGTTGGCGCTGGTCATGACCAGGGGTTCAGCCATCCTTTCGATCAGCAAGTGGTGCAGCGGGGAATAGGGGAGCATGAAGCCGAGGCGGTTCTGGCCCGGGGCGGCAAGTGGGATGAGCCTGTTCTTAGGGAGCGCCTCGAGCAGCACGATGGGCGCGGCCGGGCTCTGCAGCAGTTCGTTCTCCTTGGCCGTCAGCCGGCAGAAGCAACGGATCATTTCCGGGCTGGCCATCAGGGCGAAGGGTTTGCGCTCCCTGTTTTTCAAACGCCGCAGCCGCGCCATGGCCACCGCGCTCGCCGCGCGGCAGGCGAGGTGATAACCGCCGACTCCCTTGACGGCGACGACCTTGCCGGCTTTCAGCATTTTCACCGCCGCGGTCAGCGGAGCTCCCTTGATCGCCTTGCCCTTGACGCGCAGCGACAGCCTCGGCCCGCAATTCGGGCAGGAGACGGGTTGGGCGTGGTAGCGGCGGTCAATGGGCATGCGGTATTCACGGAGGCAATCGGGGCACATCTTAAATCCCTTCATCGTGGTCAGCGGCCGGTCGTAGGGCAGGCCCTCGATGATGGTGAAGCGCGGGCCGCAGTCGGTGCAGTTGGTGAAGGGATAGGCGTGGCGGCGGTCGCTGGCGTCTGCCATCTCCTTCCGGCAGGCCGGGCAGAGGGCGATGTCGGGAGAGACGAGGATGTTGTTCTGCCCCCGGCTTTTGCTTTCCAGGATGACGAATTTCCCGGAATTGCGGGGCTGGATCTCCTCCAGGCGCAGGGTCTCGACCCGGCTCAGGGGCGGGACGTTGCGGTTGATGTGGCGGATGAACGCCGGCAAGCGGCTTCCCTCCACTTCCAGGGTCACGCCGGCGGCGGTGTTCCTGACAACGCCCGACAGATGGAACTTTTCGGCGGCGCGGTAGAGGAAGGGACGGAAGCCTACTCCCTGGACGATGCCCGAAAAATGGAGGCGGAGGCGGCCGCTCTCGGGAATGTCGGCCGGGCTCAGGTCCAAGGGTATTTTTCGGGGTTCCATTTGTTACCGGAACGGTCATTATACAGCAAAAGGGCGCCGGGCGGAAATTGTCGTTAAGGTAGATTTTAAACGAGGGATATTGAACTTAAATGAGCGCTGATTCTGTTACAAAATTAATGGGAAAATGGGTTGACATTGTTACAAAAAACACATTATAATGCCCTTACTTTATAACAAACAGGAGACCGATGTTTAAACGTGCTATAAATAAACAATTAAAATCCTGGGCCGAATCGCCTGACAGGAAACCTCTGGTTCTGAGGGGAGCGAGGCAGGTAGGCAAAACAACCGCAGTAGAAATGTTTGCCAAAGAATATGCTAATTATATCTACTTGAATCTGGAAAATAAAAAGGAAGCGGAATTATTTTCAAAAAACCTCCCGGTCACAGATTTGTACCAAGCCATTCTGTTGCAAAAAAACATGGCGCCGCGGTCGGGAAAAGTCCTGCTGTTTATTGATGAAATTCAATTTTCTCCCGATGCGGTTCGAATGTTGCGCTATTTTTATGAATCTTTGCCGGAGATCCATGTGATTGCCGCCGGATCGCTGCTGGAGGTGATGGCCGAACAAAAAAACATTGATTTTCCGGTCGGGAGAGTACAATTCCTTTTCATGTACCCGTTGACTTTCGAGGAATTTTTATTTGCTACCGGCGAAACGCAAGCTTTGCAGGCATTGCAAATAATTCCCCTGCCTGAATTTTCGCGCCAGCGGCTCATGGAGTTGTTTCATGTTTACGCCCAGATCGGCGGCATGCCGGAAATCGTGGCCCGCTTTGCCGAAAAAAGGGACATATCATCCTTGAAGCCCTACTATCAATCTCTGCTCATGGCCTTTCAGGATGATGCCGAAAAATACGCCCGCAACAGCACCCTGAAGCATATTCTTAGGCACTGCATCGAATCGGCGCCCTTGGCATCCGGAGAACGGATAGCCTTTGCCGGTTTTGGAAAATCCAACTATCGCTCGCGTGAGGTCGGCGAAGCGTTGCGGACCTTGGAAAGAGCCATGCTCGCCTACTTGCTTTATCCCACGACAGCTTGGGAAATCCCCCTGCTCCCGGATTTGAAAAAATCACCGCGCCTGCTTTTTTTTGACATCGGGCTGCTTAATTTTTCGGCGGGGCTGCAGGGTCATTTTTTCGAATATCCCGATTTGCATTCATTTTACCGGGGCAAATTGGCCGAACAAATTGTCGGCCAGGAATTGTTGGCCGGAGAAATGACCGTATTCAAAAAACCCGTATTTTGGGTCCGGGAAAAGAAACAATCCAATGCTGAAATTGACTTCCTGGTTCCACACGAGCGCCATGTTATTCCCCTTGAAGTGAAAGCGGGCGCAAGCGGTTCGCTGCGATCCCTGCATCAATTCATGGGCCTGTGCCGCTCCTCCTACGCGGTTCGTCTCTATGCCGGCAGGCTGGAAATCACCACTGCGGCCACTCTGGAAGGAAAGCCGTTTTTTCTTCTGAACCTTCCCTACTTTCTCACCGGGAAACTGAGGCAATACCTTGATTGGTTTCTGTCAGAAAAACCAGAAACTTGAAGACTCTACGGTTTGGTTAAATTGTCATTTAAATTGACGGAGAAAAAAGCAATGCGAAAGTTGGTGGCGAGGGTGGAGAAAGAATTAGGAAAAATGTCTTTGCTGGAATGAAGGGCGATGATGATTTCTGGAACCTGGAGATCTGACCCCTGGGCTCACAGAAGATTATTTAATTGATTTAGGTAGGAGAGGGCAGCACCGATCATCCCCCTTTATAAGGCGGGTGTGATCGGTCTATCATCACTATATTTTCAGCTAATTCTGGTAGCAGCGAAAAAATCTAATGATGATATACTTTCACTAGATGATTTCAACACTTAAAGACTAGTCGAAATCATAGTGAAAGTATGCCACCGAGGAGGTTTGAAACCCACCGTCACTGAAAAGAGGGACACAGCAAGTCGTTTCCGAAACGATCCTTGATTTTATTTCACCCGAACTGTTGACAAGATTCAACTTTCACATTACAATATCCTTGAATGATATACATGTATAGCAGGAGATGATCAAATGCTTGCCATCAGGCTTCCAAAGGAAATCGAAAAAAGGCTGGCCGACCTGGCCAAAGCCACCGGCCGGACCAAGACCTATTATGTCCGCGAGGCGATACTTGAGTATCTCGACGACCTTGAAGATATTTACCTGGCTGAAAAAAGGCTGGGCAGTCATTATGCCGGGAAAAATCGGACTTACACCATAGACGAAGTGGAGCGCGACCTTGGCCTGGTCGATTGAAATCGACGCAGGGGCTAAAAAAGATCTTGCCAAGCTCGACAAACAGGTCGCTCAAAGGGTCATTTCGTTCCTGAGGGACCGGCTGCAAAAAATGGCCGATCCGCGCTCCATCGGCGAAGCGCTGAAGGGCAAGAAATTCGGCGAGCTTTGGAAATATCGGGTGGGGGATTTCCGCATCATCGCCAAAATTGAAGACAAGCGGCTGATCATCCTGGTGGTGCGGGTCGGACACAGAAAGGATATTTATAAAAAATAGGGAGTTATCCTCGTGTAGGGAACGCACATGTGCGTTCCCTACCAAAACAGGTTATAAAATGGGCAAATGATTATTCGCCCCTATGTAAAGGAGTTTTTTTTATTTTGATTTTTCCTTGTAATTCTTTTCGTTCTCCGCAACCCGGAACTTGACGATCTTTTTTATCAAAGCCAGCGGCAGCGGCTTGTCGATGGGGAACTGCACCGTGCCCCTGGACGTTTTATAAGCCGACAATTCCTTTTTAAAGGCATCAATGCCGCTTGAGGTCGGATAGAAACCGATGTGGTTTTTATAGGCGGCGAAATGGACCAGGTTGCCGTTCAGCGTGAAGGTGGGGATGCCGTAGCTGATCGTTTCCCCGGCGTCGGGCGCAACGGCTT is a window of Candidatus Aminicenantes bacterium DNA encoding:
- the hypF gene encoding carbamoyltransferase HypF — its product is MEPRKIPLDLSPADIPESGRLRLHFSGIVQGVGFRPFLYRAAEKFHLSGVVRNTAAGVTLEVEGSRLPAFIRHINRNVPPLSRVETLRLEEIQPRNSGKFVILESKSRGQNNILVSPDIALCPACRKEMADASDRRHAYPFTNCTDCGPRFTIIEGLPYDRPLTTMKGFKMCPDCLREYRMPIDRRYHAQPVSCPNCGPRLSLRVKGKAIKGAPLTAAVKMLKAGKVVAVKGVGGYHLACRAASAVAMARLRRLKNRERKPFALMASPEMIRCFCRLTAKENELLQSPAAPIVLLEALPKNRLIPLAAPGQNRLGFMLPYSPLHHLLIERMAEPLVMTSANLADEPIIFKDNANELPRLADGVLSHDRPIRAFCDDSVLQVFEKNVSFVRRSRGFVPLPIRLPFSSPRTVLALGGMLKTTFTLLRGDRALVSQHIGDTGTTTALRAEKGAIDHFLKLFALRPEVVAIDSHPGYPNRLLGAAFPDAALVEVQHHRAH
- a CDS encoding AAA family ATPase — protein: MFKRAINKQLKSWAESPDRKPLVLRGARQVGKTTAVEMFAKEYANYIYLNLENKKEAELFSKNLPVTDLYQAILLQKNMAPRSGKVLLFIDEIQFSPDAVRMLRYFYESLPEIHVIAAGSLLEVMAEQKNIDFPVGRVQFLFMYPLTFEEFLFATGETQALQALQIIPLPEFSRQRLMELFHVYAQIGGMPEIVARFAEKRDISSLKPYYQSLLMAFQDDAEKYARNSTLKHILRHCIESAPLASGERIAFAGFGKSNYRSREVGEALRTLERAMLAYLLYPTTAWEIPLLPDLKKSPRLLFFDIGLLNFSAGLQGHFFEYPDLHSFYRGKLAEQIVGQELLAGEMTVFKKPVFWVREKKQSNAEIDFLVPHERHVIPLEVKAGASGSLRSLHQFMGLCRSSYAVRLYAGRLEITTAATLEGKPFFLLNLPYFLTGKLRQYLDWFLSEKPET
- a CDS encoding DUF6290 family protein; amino-acid sequence: MLAIRLPKEIEKRLADLAKATGRTKTYYVREAILEYLDDLEDIYLAEKRLGSHYAGKNRTYTIDEVERDLGLVD
- a CDS encoding type II toxin-antitoxin system RelE/ParE family toxin → MAWSIEIDAGAKKDLAKLDKQVAQRVISFLRDRLQKMADPRSIGEALKGKKFGELWKYRVGDFRIIAKIEDKRLIILVVRVGHRKDIYKK
- a CDS encoding DUF1801 domain-containing protein; the encoded protein is MENKKTGFQTVDAYIKTFSEDVQQILRGLRAAIKAVAPDAGETISYGIPTFTLNGNLVHFAAYKNHIGFYPTSSGIDAFKKELSAYKTSRGTVQFPIDKPLPLALIKKIVKFRVAENEKNYKEKSK